From the genome of Sulfurovum sp. NBC37-1, one region includes:
- the rplT gene encoding 50S ribosomal protein L20, with the protein MRVKTGVVRHRRHKRLLKQARGFYSGRRKHFRKAKEQLERSLVYAYRDRRQKKRDFRKLWIVRINAAARLNDLNYSRFMHGLKLANIELDRKILADMAMNSPESFTKIADASKAALTK; encoded by the coding sequence ATGAGAGTAAAAACTGGTGTTGTAAGACACAGACGTCATAAAAGACTATTAAAACAGGCAAGAGGGTTCTACAGCGGTAGAAGAAAACATTTCAGAAAAGCGAAAGAACAACTCGAGCGTTCACTTGTATATGCTTACAGAGATAGAAGACAGAAGAAAAGAGATTTCAGAAAGCTCTGGATCGTTCGTATCAATGCGGCGGCAAGACTCAATGACTTGAACTATTCAAGATTCATGCATGGTCTCAAGCTTGCAAATATCGAACTTGACAGAAAAATCCTTGCCGATATGGCAATGAACAGTCCTGAGTCATTCACTAAAATAGCAGATGCTTCCAAAGCGGCACTGACTAAATAA
- a CDS encoding deoxyguanosinetriphosphate triphosphohydrolase produces MQSTQRFHTFREDFREPFARDRDRVLHCSSFRRLEYKTQVFLNHEGDYFRTRLTHSLEVSQIARTLSRMLGLNETLSEVIALSHDLGHTPFGHVGGDELDRLLKEDGRALGFEHNFQSFRVLTKLEKRYKEFDGLNLTFATLEGVLKHSYPYKKPFLEGLDTRFAFDKHPSLEAMVVDHADEIAYTSHDIDDGVKYGLISFEELLQDELCLSVDAMVQEEGVVRGEPLYRHRFVAGLIKLLVEDFIVHSKVGAETYREEMPICATLEATQKLPVGFSKEKARQLKRLKKLLLTKLYRHEKIVRKMHAGKQCIKGLYKAFREDQDLLPPYQKALLDVRTKERVIADHIADMTDRYAMKTYHELYGLTL; encoded by the coding sequence ATGCAGTCAACTCAGCGATTTCATACATTCCGGGAAGATTTCAGGGAACCTTTTGCAAGAGACAGGGACAGGGTATTACACTGCAGCTCATTTCGCAGGCTTGAGTACAAGACACAGGTTTTTTTGAACCATGAAGGTGATTACTTCCGTACACGGTTGACACATTCTTTGGAGGTCAGCCAGATAGCAAGGACACTCTCCAGGATGCTTGGGCTGAACGAGACGCTTTCCGAAGTGATCGCACTTTCACATGACCTGGGACATACCCCTTTCGGGCATGTAGGCGGAGATGAACTGGACAGACTGCTGAAAGAAGACGGCAGGGCACTTGGTTTTGAGCATAATTTCCAGTCATTTCGGGTGTTGACAAAACTGGAGAAGCGTTACAAGGAATTTGACGGGCTCAATCTGACCTTTGCTACGCTCGAAGGGGTGCTGAAGCATTCATACCCTTACAAAAAACCTTTCCTAGAAGGGCTGGATACACGTTTTGCTTTTGACAAACATCCCTCTCTTGAAGCGATGGTCGTGGACCATGCCGATGAGATCGCCTATACTTCGCATGATATTGATGACGGTGTCAAATATGGACTTATCTCTTTTGAGGAGCTTTTGCAGGATGAACTGTGCCTGAGTGTGGATGCCATGGTACAGGAAGAGGGTGTTGTAAGAGGTGAACCGCTCTACCGTCACCGTTTTGTAGCGGGGCTTATCAAACTGCTGGTGGAAGATTTCATTGTCCATTCAAAAGTAGGTGCAGAAACATACCGGGAGGAGATGCCTATCTGCGCAACGCTCGAAGCGACACAGAAGCTGCCCGTAGGTTTTTCCAAAGAAAAGGCAAGACAGCTGAAGCGACTGAAGAAACTGTTGCTGACCAAACTCTACCGGCATGAGAAGATCGTACGAAAGATGCATGCGGGCAAACAGTGTATCAAAGGCCTCTACAAAGCATTCAGGGAAGACCAGGATCTTTTGCCTCCATACCAGAAAGCTTTGCTGGATGTCCGTACCAAAGAACGGGTGATCGCAGACCATATCGCCGATATGACGGACAGATACGCCATGAAAACCTATCATGAGTTGTATGGATTGACACTGTAG
- the rpmI gene encoding 50S ribosomal protein L35 — MPKMKSVKGAVKRFKVKKSGKIKRGTAYRSHILTKVDGKHHRQMRSSKHVDTVDAKNIKEMIN; from the coding sequence ATGCCAAAAATGAAAAGCGTAAAAGGCGCTGTTAAGCGTTTTAAAGTGAAAAAAAGCGGCAAGATCAAAAGAGGGACTGCATATAGAAGTCACATTCTTACAAAAGTCGATGGTAAACACCATAGACAAATGAGAAGTTCCAAACATGTCGATACAGTAGATGCCAAAAACATCAAAGAGATGATCAACTAA